DNA from Microbacterium foliorum:
GACGCTCGTTCAGCCTCCACGAGCGCGTGACCGGGATCCACAGACGGTCGGCGGCATCCAGCGCGATGTTCGCGGTCTGGATCGCACGGCTGAGCAGCGAGGTGTGCAGGACATCGGGCAGGATGCCGGCCTCGGCGAGCAGCTCGCCTCCGCGCTTCGCCTCCTTCTCGCCCTGCGCGTTGAGTCGGACGTCCACCCAACCGGTGAAGAGGTTCAGTTCGTTCCACTCGCTCCGGCCGTGACGGAGCAGGATCAGGGTGCGCTTCGAAGTCATGGCATCAGTTTATCGGCGCAGCCCGGCACGTGTACGCCCGCGCCCTGCGAGGATTGACGCATGGCGTCATCTCCTCTCGGTCGGCCGACCCGCGGCACCACCGGGACGAACCGACTCCGCCGGAACGACCGCTGGATCGCTGCGAGCACCGCCTTCCGCCGCGCCGAGGATCCACTCGTCGTCGATCTGGGCTTCGGGGCGAGCGGCGTCACCGCGTTCGAGCTCGCGACCCGATTGCAGCGCGTGCGCCCGGACGCCGAGGTGCGTGGCCTCGAGATCGACCCCGCGCGCGTGCAGACCGCGACCCGGCAGCTCGCCGAGGTGCACGCCGGCCGCACGCCGTTCTCCCCCGAGCTGCGGGTGTCCTTCGACCGCGGCGGCTTCGAGGTGCCGCTGCCGGCCGGCCGTCGTCCCGCGCTGATCCGCGCCATGAACGTGCTGCGGCAGTACGACGAGGCCGATGTGGCGACGGCCTGGCGCACGATGGCCGCGCGTCTCTCACCCGGTGGCCTGCTGATCGAGGGCACGTGCGACGAGATCGGTCGCGTGTCGAGCTGGATCGACGTGGATCCGACGGGAGCACCGCAGCGGTTCACGATCTCGCTGCGTCTGGCCGATCTCGAGCATCCGAGCATCGTCGCGGAACGACTCCCCAAGGCACTGATCCATCGCAACGTGCCCGGCGAGCGGGTGCACGCGCTGCTCCTCGACCTCGATCGCGAGTGGGCGCGCGCTGCTCCGCTGTCGACCTTCGGGGCCACCCAGAGGTTCCTCGCTGCCGTCGGTGCGCTGCGCGAGCAGGGGTGGCCGGTGCTCGGCGGCAAGAGCCGCTGGCGCCTGGGCGAGCTCACGCTGCCCTGGCACGCGGTCGCGCCGCTCGGGTGAGCGCTCAGCCCGCCTGACGAGGGTCCGGTGCGCTGGGACGTCGCGACAGACGGGTCAGCCGCGGGATGTCGGCGGTGGCACCGGCGTCGGCCGGCACGATGACCTGCTGCGTCGCCGCCACGTCGACGCCGTCGGACCTCACCACGAGATCGCCGACCGGCGTGCGGCGCGACAGGATCGCGAGGGCGATGGGACCGTCTTCGTGGTGGCGGGCGACCGAGGTCACCTGACCGACCTCGTCGTCTCCGGCGAACACCGGATCACCGACCGCGGGCAGCACCGCCTCGCTGCCGTCGAGGTGCAACGCGGCGAGGCGGCGAGGGGGGTGGCCGAGGTTGTGCACCTTCGCCACCGTCTCCTGCCCCCGGTAGCAGCCCTTGTTCAGGTGCACGGCGGTGCGGATCCAATCGGACTCGTGCGGCAACGACCTCTCATCGACCTCCGCGGACCAGCGCGGACGCCATGCGGCGACGCGCAGCGCCTCGGCGGCGAGGAGTCCCGCGAGCTGGTCGGCGGCGAGCGTCTTCGCGAGGGCATCGGAGCTCTCGCGCTCGAGGATCGCCACCCGCCAGGCGAGCGACGCCCCCGGGTGCTCGGCGATCTCGGCGTACTGATGCCCGCCGGCGCTCACGGCGTGCCACGGGTCCACCCAGACGAGCGGAACGCCCGACGGAGCGGATGCCGCGGCGAGCGCCAGCTCGGCCGCGACGCCCCCGTCGACGAAGCCCAGCAGCACGAGGTCGGGGCGCACGGTCACGGTGGCCTGCGTGCGGAACTTCATGCGTGTCAGCCAGGTCGCGAGGGCGTCGGCGTCGCCGGCGTCCGCGATGAGCCAGGTCGACGACCCGTCGTCCACCACACCGGCCGCGTGCTCCACTCTTCCCTGGGGGTCGAGCACCAGCAGCTCGGTGCTCTCGCCTGCGGAGAGTCGCCCGACCGCCTGGGAGGTGATCGAGTCGAGCCAGCTCAGACGCTCGGGTCCGGCGACCTCGATGACCGTGCGGTCGTCGAGCGGCGCCACCGCCGCACCGGCGGCGAGTCGGCGCTGCTCGCGGAACGCGTCTCCGAAATGGGAGATCCCCGTCTCGTCGGCGACGGCACCGGGGATGTCGGTGAAACCGGTCATGTCAGACCTTCGCCAGGCGGGCCGACGCGTGCGAGCGCATCGTGGTTCCGAGGG
Protein-coding regions in this window:
- a CDS encoding class I SAM-dependent methyltransferase encodes the protein MASSPLGRPTRGTTGTNRLRRNDRWIAASTAFRRAEDPLVVDLGFGASGVTAFELATRLQRVRPDAEVRGLEIDPARVQTATRQLAEVHAGRTPFSPELRVSFDRGGFEVPLPAGRRPALIRAMNVLRQYDEADVATAWRTMAARLSPGGLLIEGTCDEIGRVSSWIDVDPTGAPQRFTISLRLADLEHPSIVAERLPKALIHRNVPGERVHALLLDLDREWARAAPLSTFGATQRFLAAVGALREQGWPVLGGKSRWRLGELTLPWHAVAPLG
- the ygfZ gene encoding CAF17-like 4Fe-4S cluster assembly/insertion protein YgfZ, which encodes MTGFTDIPGAVADETGISHFGDAFREQRRLAAGAAVAPLDDRTVIEVAGPERLSWLDSITSQAVGRLSAGESTELLVLDPQGRVEHAAGVVDDGSSTWLIADAGDADALATWLTRMKFRTQATVTVRPDLVLLGFVDGGVAAELALAAASAPSGVPLVWVDPWHAVSAGGHQYAEIAEHPGASLAWRVAILERESSDALAKTLAADQLAGLLAAEALRVAAWRPRWSAEVDERSLPHESDWIRTAVHLNKGCYRGQETVAKVHNLGHPPRRLAALHLDGSEAVLPAVGDPVFAGDDEVGQVTSVARHHEDGPIALAILSRRTPVGDLVVRSDGVDVAATQQVIVPADAGATADIPRLTRLSRRPSAPDPRQAG